The Desulfarculaceae bacterium genome window below encodes:
- the speD gene encoding adenosylmethionine decarboxylase encodes MKALGSHLILELYSCPATLLDDPQHVSQVMTSAVEASGATMIKPFFHQFAPQGVSGVIIISESHFTIHTWPEFGYAAIDVFTCGDVIDMDVAAETLRTGFQAQGMHKMSLSRGMLDLPEEQIRHKPQLAVVGQEEG; translated from the coding sequence ATGAAAGCCCTCGGAAGCCATCTGATTCTCGAGCTCTACTCCTGTCCGGCCACCCTGCTGGACGACCCCCAACATGTTTCCCAGGTTATGACCTCGGCGGTGGAAGCCTCCGGCGCCACCATGATCAAGCCGTTCTTCCACCAGTTCGCGCCTCAGGGCGTCAGCGGCGTGATCATCATCAGCGAGTCGCATTTCACCATCCACACCTGGCCCGAGTTCGGCTACGCGGCCATCGACGTGTTCACCTGCGGCGACGTCATCGACATGGACGTGGCCGCCGAGACCCTGCGCACCGGTTTCCAGGCCCAGGGCATGCACAAGATGTCGCTGAGCCGGGGTATGCTGGACCTGCCCGAGGAGCAGATCCGCCACAAGCCCCAACTGGCCGTGGTGGGCCAGGAAGAGGGCTGA
- the speE gene encoding polyamine aminopropyltransferase, whose product MPLNPEAMKQPRDGQVFLEQPDLGGALGVALKVDEVLLHTRTQYQELHVVSAGRLGRVLLLDGIIQTTEFDEPGYHEMLAHVPLLTHPAPSKVLIIGGGDGGTLREVLKHPTVRSVEMCEIDGEVVEASKRFLPGLAAGFEDPRVSLTIGDGVAYVAQSGGGYDAILIDSSDPDGPAEGLFNESFYQSVQGALAPGGVAAALAESYYLYQDLIRDTFAVLERTFSQAAYYVAQVPTYNSGIIGFALMTTGAYPLSPPDAMRVGELEPLRYYTEAAHRAAFALPRPALELLPPRIAEMQENIFASARGGLGSLAGL is encoded by the coding sequence GTGCCGCTTAATCCCGAGGCCATGAAGCAGCCCCGCGACGGGCAGGTGTTTTTGGAGCAGCCCGACCTGGGCGGCGCCCTGGGCGTCGCGCTCAAGGTGGACGAGGTGCTCCTGCACACGCGCACCCAATACCAGGAGCTGCACGTGGTCTCGGCCGGCCGTCTGGGCCGGGTGCTGCTGTTGGACGGCATCATCCAGACCACAGAGTTCGATGAGCCGGGCTACCACGAGATGCTGGCCCACGTCCCGCTCCTGACCCACCCCGCGCCCAGCAAGGTGCTGATCATCGGCGGCGGCGACGGCGGCACCCTGCGCGAGGTGCTCAAGCACCCCACGGTGCGCTCGGTGGAGATGTGCGAGATCGACGGCGAGGTGGTCGAGGCATCCAAGCGCTTTTTGCCCGGCCTGGCGGCGGGCTTCGAAGACCCCCGCGTGTCGCTGACCATCGGCGACGGCGTGGCCTATGTGGCTCAGTCCGGCGGCGGCTACGACGCCATCCTCATCGACAGTTCCGACCCCGACGGCCCGGCCGAAGGGTTGTTCAACGAAAGCTTCTACCAGAGCGTGCAGGGCGCCCTGGCCCCCGGCGGGGTGGCTGCCGCCTTGGCCGAGTCCTACTACCTGTATCAAGACCTGATCCGCGATACCTTCGCGGTCCTGGAGCGCACCTTTTCCCAGGCGGCCTACTACGTGGCCCAGGTGCCCACCTACAACAGCGGCATCATCGGCTTCGCCTTGATGACCACCGGCGCCTATCCCCTCAGCCCGCCCGACGCCATGCGGGTGGGCGAGCTGGAGCCGCTGCGCTACTACACCGAGGCAGCCCACCGCGCGGCCTTCGCCCTGCCCCGCCCGGCCCTGGAGCTTCTGCCCCCGCGTATCGCCGAGATGCAGGAGAACATCTTTGCCTCGGCCCGGGGCGGCTTGGGCTCCCTGGCCGGCCTCTAG
- a CDS encoding 4Fe-4S dicluster domain-containing protein, translating into MAQDVFQKLAHHLDSLPGGYPPTPEGIELKILKKLFTPEQAELALRCTLIPEKAGVIARRAKLPLDETITRLDEMVDKGLILGMYPPKGDPLYMAAQYVIGIWEYNVDNLDEELVELMNAYIPTLFEPEVWKEAPQLRTIPVGQSIDAGHRIMPHEQAEDLIRRQKKLWVAPCICRREHTLVGKGCGKLEESCLIFGSGAYYYERRGVGRGITQEEALEIIKNADEQGLVLQPTNAEKIINICCCCGDCCQVLKTLKRHPRPGELASTPFLAAADPEECIGCGVCVDRCQMDALSLDDDDKVVLAVERCIGCGLCVSTCPSGALSLERKPEAEQKPLPANVQEMGMRLAKARGKLSGGQMAMMGIKSKLDRFLATKK; encoded by the coding sequence ATGGCCCAAGACGTTTTTCAGAAGCTGGCCCATCACCTGGACAGCCTGCCCGGCGGCTACCCGCCCACGCCCGAGGGCATCGAACTGAAGATCCTCAAGAAGCTCTTCACGCCCGAGCAGGCCGAGCTGGCGCTGCGCTGCACCCTGATCCCCGAAAAGGCTGGGGTGATCGCCCGGCGGGCCAAGCTGCCCCTGGACGAGACCATCACCCGCCTGGACGAGATGGTGGACAAGGGCCTGATCCTGGGCATGTACCCGCCCAAGGGCGATCCCCTGTACATGGCCGCCCAGTACGTCATCGGCATCTGGGAGTACAACGTCGACAACCTGGATGAAGAGTTGGTCGAGTTGATGAACGCCTACATCCCCACCCTGTTCGAGCCGGAGGTGTGGAAAGAGGCGCCCCAACTGCGCACCATCCCGGTGGGCCAGAGCATCGACGCCGGCCACCGCATCATGCCTCACGAGCAGGCCGAGGATCTGATCCGCCGCCAGAAGAAGCTGTGGGTGGCGCCTTGCATCTGCCGCCGCGAGCACACCCTGGTGGGCAAGGGCTGCGGCAAGCTGGAGGAGTCCTGCCTGATCTTCGGCTCCGGGGCCTATTACTACGAGCGCCGGGGCGTGGGGCGGGGCATCACCCAGGAAGAGGCGCTGGAGATCATCAAGAACGCCGACGAGCAGGGCCTGGTCTTGCAGCCCACCAATGCGGAGAAGATCATCAACATCTGCTGTTGCTGCGGCGACTGCTGCCAGGTGCTCAAGACCCTCAAGCGCCACCCCCGCCCGGGGGAGCTGGCCAGCACGCCTTTCCTGGCCGCGGCCGATCCCGAGGAGTGCATTGGCTGCGGGGTGTGCGTGGACCGCTGCCAGATGGATGCCCTTAGCCTGGACGACGATGACAAGGTGGTGCTGGCCGTGGAGCGCTGTATTGGCTGCGGCCTGTGCGTGAGCACCTGCCCCTCCGGCGCGCTGAGCCTGGAGCGCAAGCCCGAGGCGGAGCAGAAGCCGCTGCCGGCCAACGTCCAGGAGATGGGCATGCGCCTGGCCAAGGCGCGGGGCAAGCTGTCCGGCGGGCAGATGGCCATGATGGGCATCAAGTCCAAGCTGGACCGCTTCTTGGCCACCAAGAAGTAG
- a CDS encoding SDR family oxidoreductase: MRDYAGKTVVITGGAGGLGAAFARRFAEAGARVALIDLDGEAARNLAAGLGEALGLGCDVTDPAACREAMDQVIARFGGVDLLVNNAGVTHRSAFQDTRPEVFAKVMGVNFFGSLYCTQAALPSLLARRGQIAVISSVAGVAPLYGRSGYAAAKHALHGLFGTLRAELKSAGVGVSIICPSFTNTGIAHAALDGDGSLTKHKQSTVGKIATPEEVAEALFRAVTKEKRLVVLSPVGKLTYWISKLMPGLYEKLMLRSLRSELER; encoded by the coding sequence ATGCGCGATTACGCGGGCAAGACGGTGGTGATCACCGGCGGGGCCGGCGGCCTGGGCGCGGCCTTTGCCCGCCGCTTTGCCGAGGCTGGGGCGCGAGTGGCGCTGATCGACCTGGACGGCGAGGCCGCCCGGAACCTGGCCGCCGGGCTGGGCGAGGCCCTGGGGCTGGGCTGCGACGTGACCGATCCCGCGGCCTGCCGCGAGGCCATGGACCAGGTGATCGCACGCTTCGGAGGCGTGGACCTGCTGGTGAACAACGCGGGGGTGACTCACCGCAGCGCCTTCCAGGACACCCGGCCCGAGGTGTTCGCCAAGGTGATGGGGGTGAACTTCTTCGGCAGCCTGTACTGCACCCAGGCGGCGCTGCCCAGCCTGCTGGCGCGGCGGGGGCAGATCGCGGTGATCAGCTCGGTGGCCGGGGTGGCGCCGCTCTACGGGCGCAGCGGCTACGCTGCCGCCAAGCACGCCTTGCACGGTCTCTTCGGCACCCTGCGGGCGGAGCTGAAAAGCGCGGGGGTGGGGGTGAGCATAATCTGCCCCAGCTTCACCAACACCGGCATCGCCCACGCGGCCCTGGACGGCGACGGCAGCCTGACCAAGCACAAGCAATCCACCGTAGGCAAGATCGCCACGCCCGAGGAGGTGGCCGAGGCGCTGTTTAGGGCGGTGACCAAGGAGAAGCGCCTGGTGGTGCTCTCGCCGGTGGGCAAGCTGACCTACTGGATCAGCAAGCTCATGCCGGGGCTGTATGAGAAGCTGATGCTGCGCTCGCTAAGGAGCGAGCTGGAGCGGTAG
- a CDS encoding SDR family oxidoreductase has translation MSFEAWAPRSVLITGAGGYLGRQVVEMLAAKPGSLEKIVAMDLRPEPEATRLPGVTYLEADVRDDGLVKAIADQKPEVVVHLAALVTPGKKSDRQLEYEVDVLGTERVLMGCLKAGTQKIIYSSSGAAYGYHADNPEWLHEDDALRGNEEFAYSDHKRQVEEMLARWRQDHPELEQLIVRPGVILGARAANQITALFDKPFILGVAGSTTPFVMIWDQDVAGVIKAGVFSRAIGAYNLAGDGTLSMRDIARRLGKPYVALPPWLLKGALWLLKRLGLTQYGPEQLGFLQYRPVLANDRLKEVMGYIPAKTTRQVFEYYLANRGK, from the coding sequence ATGAGCTTTGAGGCGTGGGCCCCGCGCTCGGTGTTGATCACCGGGGCGGGGGGATATTTGGGGCGGCAGGTGGTGGAGATGCTGGCCGCCAAGCCGGGCAGCCTGGAAAAGATCGTGGCCATGGACCTTCGGCCCGAGCCCGAGGCCACGCGCCTGCCGGGGGTCACCTACCTGGAGGCCGACGTGCGCGACGACGGGCTGGTGAAGGCCATCGCCGACCAGAAGCCGGAGGTGGTGGTGCATCTGGCCGCCCTGGTGACCCCGGGCAAGAAGAGCGACCGCCAACTGGAGTACGAGGTGGATGTCTTGGGCACCGAACGGGTGCTCATGGGCTGCCTCAAGGCCGGGACCCAAAAGATCATCTATTCCAGCAGCGGCGCGGCCTACGGCTACCATGCCGACAACCCCGAGTGGCTGCACGAGGACGACGCCCTCCGGGGCAACGAGGAGTTCGCCTACTCCGACCACAAGCGCCAGGTGGAGGAGATGCTGGCCCGCTGGCGCCAGGACCACCCGGAGCTGGAGCAGCTCATCGTGCGGCCCGGGGTGATCCTGGGGGCGCGGGCGGCCAACCAGATCACCGCCCTGTTCGACAAGCCTTTCATTCTGGGCGTGGCGGGCAGCACCACCCCCTTTGTGATGATCTGGGACCAGGACGTGGCCGGGGTGATCAAGGCTGGGGTGTTCAGCCGGGCCATTGGGGCCTACAACCTGGCCGGCGACGGCACCCTGAGCATGCGCGACATCGCCCGCCGCCTGGGCAAGCCTTATGTGGCCCTGCCGCCCTGGCTGCTCAAGGGCGCCCTGTGGCTACTCAAGCGCCTGGGCCTGACCCAGTACGGGCCGGAGCAGCTCGGCTTCTTGCAGTACCGCCCGGTGCTGGCCAATGACCGGCTCAAGGAAGTGATGGGCTACATCCCGGCCAAGACCACCCGCCAGGTGTTCGAGTATTACCTGGCCAACCGGGGTAAGTGA
- a CDS encoding bile acid:sodium symporter family protein, with protein MDAAAIDAVRLNFNPSGLFVLNAVIGLMMFGIALDLKPADFTRILKKPKAPAIGLMTQFILLPAFTFLLTLVLPIAPSIALGMILVAACPGGNLSNMMTYLAGGNSAVSVSMTAVSTAAAVIMTPLNLAVWGSLNPRTEPILRSVSLNPLDVFTTIVMILGIPMVLGMLVGRFFPGLVDRVRKPFKIFAVIVFMAVVGGALAANWGNFIKYVGLVALVVALHNASALSLGYWSGRAAKLPLRDVRAVAIEVGIQNSALGLILVFDFFDGLGGMAIITAWWGVWHIIAGLTLAFFWSRRPVAEAA; from the coding sequence ATGGATGCGGCGGCCATAGACGCGGTAAGGCTGAACTTCAACCCTTCGGGGCTCTTCGTCCTCAACGCGGTCATCGGGCTGATGATGTTCGGCATTGCGCTGGACCTGAAGCCGGCCGACTTCACCCGCATCCTGAAAAAACCCAAGGCCCCGGCCATCGGTCTGATGACCCAGTTCATCCTGCTCCCGGCCTTCACCTTCCTGCTCACCCTGGTCCTGCCCATCGCGCCTTCCATCGCTCTGGGCATGATCCTGGTGGCCGCCTGCCCCGGCGGCAACCTGAGCAACATGATGACCTATTTGGCCGGGGGCAACTCGGCGGTGAGCGTGTCCATGACCGCGGTGTCGACCGCCGCGGCGGTGATCATGACCCCGCTGAACCTGGCGGTGTGGGGCAGCCTGAACCCGCGCACCGAGCCCATCCTGCGCTCGGTGAGCCTCAACCCCCTGGACGTGTTCACCACCATCGTGATGATCCTGGGCATACCCATGGTGCTGGGTATGCTGGTGGGGCGCTTCTTCCCGGGCCTGGTGGACCGGGTGCGCAAGCCCTTCAAGATCTTCGCGGTGATCGTGTTCATGGCCGTGGTGGGCGGGGCCCTGGCGGCCAACTGGGGCAACTTCATCAAGTACGTGGGCCTGGTGGCCCTGGTGGTTGCTCTCCACAACGCCAGCGCCCTTAGCCTGGGCTATTGGAGCGGCCGGGCGGCCAAGCTGCCCCTGCGCGACGTGCGGGCGGTGGCCATCGAGGTGGGCATCCAGAACTCGGCCCTAGGCCTGATATTGGTCTTCGACTTCTTCGACGGCCTGGGGGGCATGGCCATCATCACCGCCTGGTGGGGTGTGTGGCACATCATCGCCGGCCTGACCCTGGCCTTCTTCTGGTCGCGGCGGCCGGTAGCGGAGGCGGCGTAA
- a CDS encoding thiamine pyrophosphate-binding protein, with protein MANTTPGAIIAAMLAKEGVAKIFGIVDGTYLALLKGCVQEQGMEFITPRHESCAAHMAGAYARLTGKLGVCIASNGPGVANMLAGVATEQMEGNRVLLITSSRRTPISYPDRGGAYQYFDQVGAIGAIAKYSVCADSAARVPELLRTALRAAYSGRPGVVHLDVPENVINGECKPMGLPAPSAYRSTAPQEPDPSLLAQAAEMLATAKLPMIHAGSGILHAQAYEELAELAELLHAPVTTSWAARGALSEDSPLAWPLVHIKAVNSLRNAADVALVLGSEMGETDWWGKPPYWAPWDQQKMIQVDIDPEVLGRIRPADVLVLADVKRFMRELIDLLAEKKSSMPLEERRAALEKLAQEKAKDRAKLDEKLSETGSPLITAHVGAIAGKLMDRDAVLVLDGGNAAVWGSFYSTVHTPGCLLGTHHHTGQLGAGTAMALGAAAARPGTQVYCITGDGAMGFHPQELETAVRHGLKAIWLVCCDRQWGMVKINQSFAMHPVQTMIKKSLDTDKTIGTELGPIAWDDLARSMGAFGARAKDPAGLEAALKEALDQPLPAVIMVEVDPVKHMWAPGLIHFKAMHQEPKGK; from the coding sequence ATGGCCAACACCACTCCGGGCGCCATCATCGCCGCCATGCTCGCCAAGGAAGGCGTAGCCAAGATCTTCGGCATCGTGGACGGCACCTATCTTGCCCTCCTGAAGGGCTGCGTGCAGGAGCAGGGCATGGAGTTCATCACTCCGCGCCACGAGTCCTGCGCCGCGCACATGGCCGGGGCCTACGCCCGCCTCACCGGCAAGCTGGGGGTGTGCATCGCCTCCAACGGGCCCGGGGTGGCCAACATGCTGGCCGGGGTGGCCACCGAGCAGATGGAAGGCAACCGGGTGCTCTTGATCACCAGCAGCCGCCGAACCCCCATCAGCTATCCCGACCGGGGCGGAGCCTACCAATACTTCGACCAGGTGGGGGCCATCGGGGCCATCGCCAAGTACTCGGTGTGCGCCGACAGCGCCGCCCGGGTGCCCGAGCTGCTCCGGACCGCCCTGCGCGCCGCCTATAGCGGGCGGCCGGGGGTGGTGCATCTGGACGTGCCCGAGAACGTGATAAACGGCGAGTGCAAGCCCATGGGCCTGCCCGCGCCTTCGGCCTACCGCAGCACCGCGCCCCAGGAGCCCGACCCGTCCCTGCTGGCCCAGGCGGCGGAGATGCTGGCCACGGCCAAGCTGCCCATGATCCACGCGGGTAGCGGCATCCTGCACGCCCAGGCTTATGAGGAGCTGGCCGAGCTGGCCGAGCTGTTGCACGCGCCGGTGACCACCTCCTGGGCCGCGCGCGGGGCGCTGAGCGAGGATTCGCCCCTGGCCTGGCCCCTGGTGCACATAAAGGCGGTGAACAGCCTGCGTAACGCGGCCGACGTGGCCCTGGTGCTGGGCTCGGAGATGGGCGAGACCGACTGGTGGGGCAAGCCGCCCTATTGGGCGCCCTGGGACCAGCAGAAGATGATCCAGGTGGACATCGACCCCGAAGTGCTGGGGCGCATCCGCCCGGCGGACGTTCTGGTCCTGGCCGACGTGAAGCGCTTCATGCGCGAGCTGATCGACCTGTTGGCTGAAAAGAAATCCTCCATGCCCCTGGAAGAGCGCCGCGCGGCGCTGGAAAAGCTGGCCCAAGAAAAGGCCAAGGACCGGGCCAAGCTGGACGAGAAGCTGAGCGAGACCGGCTCGCCCCTGATAACGGCCCACGTAGGGGCCATCGCGGGCAAGCTGATGGACCGAGACGCGGTGCTGGTCTTGGACGGGGGCAACGCGGCGGTGTGGGGCAGCTTTTACAGCACGGTGCACACCCCCGGCTGCCTGCTGGGCACCCACCACCACACCGGCCAGCTGGGCGCGGGCACGGCCATGGCCCTGGGCGCGGCGGCGGCCCGGCCGGGCACCCAGGTCTACTGCATCACCGGCGACGGGGCCATGGGCTTCCATCCCCAGGAGCTGGAAACCGCGGTGCGCCACGGACTCAAGGCCATCTGGCTGGTGTGCTGCGACCGGCAGTGGGGCATGGTCAAGATCAACCAGAGCTTTGCCATGCACCCAGTGCAGACCATGATCAAGAAGTCCCTGGACACCGACAAGACCATCGGCACCGAGCTGGGGCCCATCGCCTGGGACGACCTGGCCCGCTCCATGGGGGCCTTCGGGGCGCGGGCCAAGGACCCGGCCGGGTTGGAGGCCGCGCTCAAGGAGGCCCTGGACCAGCCCCTGCCCGCGGTGATCATGGTGGAGGTGGACCCGGTGAAGCACATGTGGGCCCCGGGCCTGATCCATTTCAAGGCCATGCACCAAGAGCCAAAGGGGAAATAG
- a CDS encoding TetR/AcrR family transcriptional regulator: MPKGTLDKINPAKRERLLREAAKLFAERGFNQADMAELASRAGVAKGSLYNYFESKQELYLYVARDGLARSRQAVYGELDPDWDVFQQLEHIFRQGAAFARRHPEYLVIYLNISSAGMEPFADKLSREVEKYTADHLKAVLARDMGRGLVRPDVDAPQAAFWVNSLYIVFLASLVSRHFSLRMREYLDIKGRLTQAVVEDQLQRTVELIRRVLAPLDGAAPANAERN, from the coding sequence GTGCCCAAGGGGACCCTGGACAAAATCAATCCCGCCAAGCGGGAAAGGCTTCTGCGCGAAGCGGCCAAGCTCTTTGCCGAGCGGGGCTTCAACCAGGCCGACATGGCCGAACTGGCCAGCCGGGCCGGTGTGGCCAAGGGCTCGCTGTACAATTATTTCGAGAGCAAGCAGGAGCTCTACCTCTACGTGGCCCGCGACGGCCTGGCCCGCTCCCGCCAGGCGGTGTATGGCGAGCTGGACCCGGATTGGGATGTGTTTCAGCAACTGGAGCACATCTTCCGCCAGGGCGCGGCCTTTGCCCGCCGCCACCCCGAATATCTCGTCATCTACCTGAACATATCCTCGGCCGGGATGGAGCCCTTCGCGGACAAGCTCTCCCGCGAGGTGGAAAAGTACACCGCCGATCACCTCAAGGCGGTGCTGGCCCGGGACATGGGCCGGGGCCTGGTGCGGCCCGACGTGGACGCGCCCCAGGCCGCCTTCTGGGTAAACAGCCTCTACATCGTCTTTCTGGCCTCCCTGGTCTCGCGCCACTTCTCGCTGCGCATGCGCGAGTACCTGGACATCAAGGGACGCCTGACCCAGGCGGTGGTGGAGGATCAATTGCAACGCACCGTGGAGCTCATCCGGCGCGTACTGGCTCCCCTGGACGGGGCCGCGCCGGCCAACGCGGAAAGGAACTGA
- a CDS encoding nitroreductase family protein, with the protein MSQAVTTVIDSELCTGCGRCIPVCPSQTISLVNGKARVTGDRSLNCGHCQAVCPEGAVRVQSLDPEQSRFDTFGLDPAWLPFGDYDLAGLARLMASRRSCRNYKDKPVPREMLSDLVKIGLSAPSGTNSQRWSFTVLPNRDKVMAMAQAVGDVMRAFNKMAEKAWLRGLMRLIGKPQLDEYYREYYESVQRGLEEWDKQGIDRLFHGAPAAILVGSLPGASCPAEDALLATGHMLLAAHAMGLGTCLIGYAVEVLKNKPALGHALGLRKDEKIYAVIALGWPREKYERLTGRRAPTLRWLD; encoded by the coding sequence ATGTCCCAGGCCGTTACCACGGTTATCGATTCTGAGCTTTGCACCGGCTGCGGCCGCTGCATCCCCGTGTGCCCCAGCCAGACCATAAGCCTGGTGAACGGCAAGGCCCGAGTGACCGGCGACCGCTCCCTGAACTGCGGCCACTGCCAGGCGGTGTGCCCCGAAGGCGCTGTGCGGGTGCAGAGCCTGGACCCGGAGCAGAGCCGCTTCGACACCTTCGGCTTGGACCCGGCCTGGCTGCCCTTCGGCGATTACGACCTGGCCGGGCTGGCCCGCCTCATGGCCTCGCGCCGCTCCTGCCGCAACTACAAGGACAAGCCGGTTCCCCGGGAAATGCTCTCGGATCTGGTCAAGATCGGGCTCAGCGCGCCCTCGGGCACCAACAGCCAGCGCTGGAGCTTCACCGTGCTGCCCAACCGAGACAAGGTGATGGCCATGGCCCAGGCGGTAGGCGACGTTATGCGCGCCTTCAACAAGATGGCCGAAAAGGCCTGGCTGCGGGGCCTGATGCGCCTGATCGGCAAGCCCCAGCTGGACGAGTATTACCGCGAGTACTACGAGTCCGTGCAGCGCGGCCTGGAAGAATGGGACAAGCAGGGCATCGACCGTTTGTTTCACGGCGCGCCCGCGGCCATCCTGGTGGGCTCCCTGCCCGGGGCCTCCTGCCCGGCCGAAGACGCCCTGTTGGCCACGGGCCACATGCTCCTGGCCGCCCACGCCATGGGCCTGGGCACCTGCCTCATCGGCTACGCGGTGGAGGTGCTCAAAAACAAGCCCGCCCTGGGCCACGCCCTGGGCCTGCGCAAGGACGAGAAGATTTACGCGGTGATCGCCCTGGGCTGGCCCCGCGAAAAGTACGAGCGCCTCACCGGCCGCCGGGCGCCCACTCTGCGCTGGCTGGACTAA
- a CDS encoding permease, with protein sequence MYRIIELWGAAAQTALGFFWKAGWAFVLGYTVSAMIQAFVPKARLTPYLGDAGFKSVSLATLFGAISSSCSFAALATARALVLKGAHFVAAVAFMFASTNLVIELGILIMIFLGWQFLVAEVIGGLLLIALSRTMIQLTYPKNWLDQARKKVEQESPPEEDDFDWRQRIKSKAGWRMVGATFAGEWGMVWEEILIGFTVAGMVAALVPEAFWKAIFLSGLTSGGQADFWVVLENALLSPFVAAATFIGSMGNIPLATVLNSSGVMFAGIMGFIYSDLMVPPLVMVNAKYYGWKVALYIAAVMYVAIVITALALHYGFDLAGLTPKSDRAVKEVARFALDYTFWMNCGAVLLAGSMAWLKHQKSKHQNQDHGGHHHSMDMGGPSFKRLVAYAAMLFLAGGMICFWITRA encoded by the coding sequence TTGTATCGCATCATTGAGTTATGGGGAGCGGCCGCCCAAACCGCGCTGGGTTTCTTCTGGAAAGCGGGCTGGGCCTTCGTGCTGGGCTACACGGTCAGCGCCATGATCCAGGCCTTTGTGCCCAAGGCCCGTCTTACGCCCTATCTGGGCGACGCCGGTTTCAAGAGCGTGTCCCTGGCCACCCTTTTTGGGGCCATCAGCTCGTCCTGCTCCTTCGCCGCCCTGGCCACCGCCCGGGCCCTGGTGCTCAAGGGGGCCCACTTCGTGGCTGCGGTGGCCTTCATGTTCGCCTCCACCAACTTGGTCATCGAGCTGGGCATCCTCATCATGATCTTCCTGGGCTGGCAGTTCCTGGTGGCCGAAGTGATCGGCGGCCTGCTGCTCATCGCCCTGAGCCGCACGATGATCCAGCTCACTTATCCCAAGAATTGGCTGGACCAGGCCCGGAAAAAGGTGGAGCAGGAGTCCCCGCCGGAAGAAGACGACTTCGACTGGCGTCAGCGCATCAAGAGCAAGGCGGGCTGGCGCATGGTGGGGGCCACCTTTGCCGGCGAGTGGGGCATGGTCTGGGAGGAGATCCTCATCGGCTTCACCGTCGCGGGCATGGTGGCCGCCCTGGTGCCAGAGGCCTTTTGGAAGGCCATCTTCCTGAGCGGCCTAACTTCGGGCGGGCAGGCCGATTTCTGGGTGGTGCTGGAGAACGCCCTGCTCTCGCCCTTCGTGGCCGCGGCCACCTTCATCGGCTCCATGGGCAACATCCCCCTGGCCACGGTGCTCAATTCCAGCGGGGTGATGTTCGCGGGCATCATGGGCTTCATCTACTCGGACCTGATGGTCCCGCCCCTGGTCATGGTCAACGCCAAGTACTACGGCTGGAAGGTGGCCCTGTACATCGCAGCGGTGATGTACGTGGCCATCGTTATCACCGCCCTGGCCCTGCACTACGGCTTCGATCTGGCCGGGCTGACCCCCAAGAGCGACCGCGCGGTCAAGGAAGTGGCCCGCTTCGCCTTGGACTACACCTTTTGGATGAACTGCGGGGCGGTGCTCCTGGCCGGCTCCATGGCCTGGCTCAAGCACCAGAAGAGCAAGCACCAGAACCAAGACCACGGCGGGCATCACCACTCCATGGACATGGGCGGCCCTTCTTTCAAACGCCTGGTGGCCTACGCGGCCATGCTCTTTTTGGCGGGGGGCATGATCTGCTTCTGGATCACCCGGGCCTGA
- a CDS encoding methyl-accepting chemotaxis protein, whose product MSSQPHQRRRRLFWYPGFQTSFVWGLGGAVLAVLMSSGFSLLILLMARNRPVLPDIFPVLIIFDLIILLAMGMIVYWMALFVSHRMGGPLHRMARLMEGLGQGRLDQRVSLRQGDQLQDIAQSLNQGVGGLRYRVERLRRGVQVLCETAPTPESQAEAQRLRQELDELFVV is encoded by the coding sequence ATGAGCAGCCAACCGCATCAGCGCCGCCGGCGCTTGTTCTGGTATCCGGGTTTCCAAACCAGCTTCGTGTGGGGATTGGGAGGCGCGGTGCTGGCCGTGCTCATGTCCAGCGGATTTTCCCTGCTCATCCTGCTCATGGCGCGCAACCGCCCGGTGCTGCCCGACATATTCCCGGTGCTCATCATCTTCGACCTGATCATTCTGCTGGCCATGGGCATGATCGTCTACTGGATGGCGCTGTTCGTGTCCCACCGCATGGGCGGCCCCCTGCACCGCATGGCCCGGCTCATGGAAGGCCTGGGCCAGGGGCGGCTGGACCAGCGGGTGAGCCTGCGCCAGGGCGACCAGCTCCAGGACATAGCCCAATCCCTGAACCAGGGCGTGGGCGGCCTGCGCTACCGGGTGGAGCGCCTGCGCCGTGGGGTGCAGGTGCTGTGCGAGACGGCCCCCACCCCGGAATCCCAGGCCGAGGCCCAGCGCCTGCGCCAGGAGTTGGACGAGCTTTTCGTGGTCTAG